The Cylindrospermopsis curvispora GIHE-G1 genome contains a region encoding:
- the mtnA gene encoding S-methyl-5-thioribose-1-phosphate isomerase, whose product MLYPVIWKNDSVVLIDQTRLPNEYAVIEVHRSQDMAEAIRTMIVRGAPAIGVAAAYGMYLGAREIKTNNRLEFLHDLEGVAQLLRSTRPTAVNLFWAIGRMMQIAYETLGNIEEIKQNLLETAEKIRAEDLETCQLIGDNGLKVLPKTPEKLIILTHCNAGALATAGYGTALGVVRSAWKEGRLSRVFADETRPRLQGAKLTAWECVQEGIPVTVIADNMAAHCMKQGLIDAVVVGADRIAANGDTANKIGTYNLAIVAKSHNVPFFVAAPVSTIDFTLDSGDKIPIEERHPSEIYQLGDSMLTPLGVEFYNPAFDVTPAELITAIITENGAFAPHELPTP is encoded by the coding sequence ATGCTTTATCCTGTAATCTGGAAAAATGACTCAGTTGTACTAATTGATCAAACTCGTCTACCCAATGAATACGCTGTGATTGAGGTTCATCGCAGTCAGGATATGGCTGAGGCAATTAGAACTATGATTGTTAGAGGTGCGCCCGCTATTGGTGTTGCTGCTGCTTATGGTATGTATTTGGGCGCCAGGGAAATAAAAACAAATAATCGCCTGGAGTTTCTACATGATTTAGAAGGTGTGGCCCAATTATTACGCTCCACACGCCCCACTGCGGTCAATCTATTTTGGGCTATTGGGAGAATGATGCAAATTGCCTACGAAACCTTGGGGAATATAGAAGAAATTAAACAAAATTTGCTAGAAACTGCTGAAAAAATTCGTGCTGAAGATCTAGAAACTTGTCAACTTATAGGTGACAACGGGTTAAAAGTTTTACCCAAAACACCAGAAAAACTAATTATTCTTACTCATTGTAATGCAGGTGCTTTAGCAACCGCTGGTTATGGTACAGCATTGGGAGTGGTGCGTTCAGCTTGGAAAGAGGGGAGACTAAGTAGGGTTTTTGCCGATGAAACTCGTCCTCGTTTACAAGGTGCAAAGCTCACCGCATGGGAATGTGTACAAGAAGGTATTCCCGTCACCGTGATTGCTGATAATATGGCAGCGCACTGTATGAAGCAAGGTTTAATTGATGCTGTAGTTGTTGGTGCAGATAGAATAGCAGCTAATGGAGACACAGCAAATAAAATAGGTACTTACAATCTAGCCATTGTTGCTAAATCCCATAATGTTCCATTTTTTGTAGCCGCACCCGTTTCCACTATTGATTTCACTCTAGATAGTGGGGATAAAATTCCCATAGAAGAGCGTCACCCATCGGAAATTTACCAGCTTGGTGACAGTATGCTCACGCCTTTAGGGGTGGAATTTTATAATCCTGCTTTTGATGTGACCCCAGCTGAATTAATAACTGCTATCATTACTGAGAATGGTGCTTTTGCTCCCCATGAATTGCCAACTCCATGA
- a CDS encoding Tab2/Atab2 family RNA-binding protein, with the protein MGNIWELDFYSRPILDANQKKVWEVLICESPTDVLTKVDSLFRYSQYCPSTQVNSVWLRQALQEAIEKAGVAPIKIRFFRRQMNNMITKACQDMGIPALSSRKTLVLNQWIQQRMEEVYPQEPGYQQVTNSSVRLERPLPQRLPDALEGKQWTFVSLEVSDFTDMPEWEIAFGEAFPLELAGLSPETPIPGILIFSPRALPIAGWMSGLELAYLRFDSNRNNQGDRLVLETGGTESWILANLRTTKLLAEARSFEEAKQKANGVHFIGVQSDPQSQSFAGFWLLKEINL; encoded by the coding sequence ATGGGCAATATTTGGGAACTCGATTTTTACTCTCGTCCTATTCTGGACGCAAATCAAAAAAAAGTTTGGGAAGTCTTGATCTGTGAAAGTCCTACAGATGTTCTTACTAAAGTGGATTCCCTATTTCGCTACTCGCAATATTGCCCTAGTACCCAAGTCAATTCGGTCTGGTTACGCCAAGCATTACAAGAAGCTATTGAAAAAGCAGGTGTAGCGCCCATAAAAATTCGTTTTTTCCGCCGACAGATGAATAATATGATTACTAAAGCTTGTCAAGACATGGGAATACCTGCCCTATCTAGTCGCAAAACTTTAGTTCTCAACCAATGGATACAACAAAGAATGGAGGAAGTTTATCCTCAAGAACCCGGATATCAACAGGTGACCAACTCTTCCGTGCGATTGGAAAGACCCCTACCTCAAAGGTTACCGGATGCGCTAGAAGGTAAACAATGGACATTTGTTAGTTTAGAAGTTAGTGATTTTACTGATATGCCAGAATGGGAAATTGCTTTTGGTGAGGCTTTTCCCCTAGAATTAGCTGGTTTATCCCCGGAAACCCCCATTCCGGGAATTTTGATTTTTTCTCCCAGAGCTTTACCCATTGCTGGATGGATGTCCGGTTTGGAGTTGGCATATTTACGATTTGATAGTAATCGTAATAATCAAGGGGATAGGTTGGTTTTAGAGACAGGTGGTACGGAAAGTTGGATTTTAGCAAATTTGAGAACTACCAAATTATTAGCAGAGGCTAGGAGTTTTGAAGAGGCTAAACAAAAAGCCAACGGTGTGCATTTTATTGGGGTGCAGTCTGATCCCCAGTCCCAGTCCTTTGCTGGTTTTTGGTTATTAAAAGAAATCAATCTTTGA
- a CDS encoding helicase-related protein has protein sequence MKSLRNKSWKISYSSNGDNTIADFYIPALSAAVQYDRKSGFFSSYILSRVARGLGTMVDNGGKMRLIMGCEFTPQDLEAIQKGYSLRDALWERLDASFTPPENFAQLKHLEILSWLIANECLDIKIAVPLKQNGLPDVEQLDSKHIFHEKVGIFTDINGDKLVFNGSNNESIGGWEKNVESFHVYCSWEGGRELDRVEEEVSRFEQLWFDISPNVRIFDIPDAVREKLLRYTPTCQPTSNSHLDFDSVPEDDFSQMLHYQKDMVGVSQAPVEQTPFITEEEKQCFRELTNIDQNAGCLDYCLKSIPISPWPHQIKILRRVGETFPTSYLIADEVGLGKTIETGLIIRYLLLTKKIERVLILSPASVQSQWQKALRENFNLHFWSYTQSSLTVDSEFLMRRSERGKQGVCGNPWNAENLILASSHLVRRTDRMEQLLAADCWDLVILDEAHHARRKSPQNRKETPNLLLKLMQRLREKTQALILLSATPMQIDVIEIFDLLNLLGLEGHWGYSDNFCYYFESLNQCSALGIKPELIDFWQLMCGDYFQKGGKPCPNLQQLLLQQDKLLAYRVQDTWHKSQKILNYKKILGDESFLNGSRQFLTTNTPLKDLMFRHTRETLRQYYKRGLLKRDIPKRIVQDNAIALEPFSEIPLYIAVSDYARHFYKLAQKDRRSCRGFLMTLYRKRLTSSFYAVRESLQRGLNCLLAKQGSFITDDDYVDVDDAGDEVISGMESLFEDVDPQEIDYLQNLLQQFENMGKDSKLSYFFQILRDELLERESVLVFTQYTDTMDYLRDNLKQLYGSQIACFSGRGGELLKGGDWSVVYKNQIVSLFREGKIKILLCTESAAEGLNLQNCGVLINYDMPWNPMRVEQRIGRIDRIGQRYDTVRIHNLYYDGTVEAKVYKKLRDRINAFSNVVGNLQPILAQTPTFIEKAAMSADPEEEDVLMSELDSTLDSPLGVEFEAMVTMDIEGDLGVINQPIFPTGITPEKIENVVTRSEFLKTKGIDFEKICEKIWLLKYEGEEYEVTFYPEIFGENPCLKLLNFGEPLFTLLLSQNVGWVE, from the coding sequence GTGAAAAGTCTACGGAATAAGTCTTGGAAAATCAGTTATTCTAGCAATGGTGACAATACAATTGCTGATTTCTATATTCCTGCTCTATCTGCTGCGGTTCAATATGATAGAAAGTCAGGTTTTTTTAGTAGTTACATACTGAGTAGGGTGGCTAGGGGTTTGGGAACAATGGTTGATAATGGGGGTAAAATGCGTCTGATTATGGGATGTGAGTTTACTCCACAAGATTTGGAAGCTATCCAAAAAGGATATTCCCTGCGTGACGCTTTATGGGAGCGTTTGGATGCTAGTTTTACTCCCCCAGAAAATTTCGCTCAGTTAAAACACCTGGAAATTCTCAGTTGGTTAATTGCTAATGAATGTCTAGATATAAAAATAGCTGTTCCTCTCAAACAAAATGGTTTACCTGATGTGGAACAGTTAGATTCTAAACATATCTTTCATGAGAAGGTGGGGATTTTTACTGATATTAATGGTGATAAATTGGTATTTAATGGGTCGAATAATGAATCTATTGGGGGATGGGAAAAAAATGTTGAGTCCTTTCATGTGTATTGTTCTTGGGAGGGGGGAAGAGAGTTAGATAGGGTAGAAGAAGAGGTTTCTCGTTTTGAGCAACTTTGGTTTGATATTTCCCCTAACGTGCGGATATTTGATATTCCTGATGCAGTGCGAGAGAAATTACTGCGTTATACACCTACTTGCCAACCTACTAGTAATAGTCACTTAGATTTTGATTCTGTTCCAGAGGATGACTTTTCACAGATGCTACACTACCAAAAAGATATGGTAGGTGTCAGTCAAGCACCCGTTGAACAAACTCCATTTATTACGGAAGAGGAAAAACAGTGTTTCAGGGAGTTAACAAATATAGACCAAAATGCAGGGTGTTTAGATTACTGTCTCAAATCTATACCTATTTCTCCCTGGCCACATCAAATTAAAATATTACGCCGGGTGGGAGAAACCTTTCCTACAAGTTATTTAATTGCGGATGAGGTGGGGTTGGGTAAAACTATTGAAACAGGGTTGATTATACGTTATCTATTGTTGACAAAGAAAATAGAACGTGTCCTAATTTTGAGTCCTGCTAGTGTACAGTCACAATGGCAAAAAGCATTGAGGGAGAATTTTAATCTACATTTTTGGAGTTACACCCAAAGTTCCTTAACTGTTGACAGTGAATTTTTAATGAGAAGGAGTGAGAGGGGTAAACAGGGGGTTTGTGGCAATCCTTGGAATGCTGAGAATTTAATTCTTGCTTCTTCTCATTTAGTGAGAAGAACTGACCGAATGGAGCAACTTTTGGCAGCGGATTGTTGGGATCTGGTGATTCTGGATGAAGCTCATCATGCTAGAAGAAAAAGTCCCCAAAATAGAAAGGAAACTCCTAATCTGCTTTTAAAATTGATGCAAAGGTTAAGAGAAAAGACTCAAGCCTTAATATTGCTGTCTGCTACTCCTATGCAAATTGATGTGATAGAGATTTTTGATTTACTGAATCTTTTAGGATTAGAGGGTCATTGGGGTTACAGTGATAATTTTTGTTATTATTTTGAAAGTCTAAATCAATGTTCTGCGCTGGGGATTAAACCAGAGTTAATAGATTTTTGGCAGCTCATGTGTGGGGACTATTTTCAAAAAGGGGGAAAACCTTGCCCTAATTTACAGCAATTACTTTTACAACAAGATAAACTGTTAGCTTATAGAGTTCAGGATACTTGGCACAAATCCCAGAAAATATTGAATTATAAAAAAATCCTGGGGGATGAGTCGTTTTTGAATGGTTCTCGGCAATTTTTAACTACTAATACTCCTTTAAAGGATTTAATGTTTCGCCATACTCGTGAGACTTTAAGGCAATATTATAAGAGGGGTTTATTAAAACGGGATATACCTAAAAGAATTGTGCAAGATAATGCTATTGCCCTGGAACCATTCAGTGAAATTCCGCTGTATATAGCTGTTAGTGATTACGCTCGTCATTTTTATAAGTTAGCTCAAAAGGATAGGCGCAGTTGTCGAGGTTTTTTAATGACTCTATATCGTAAACGTTTAACCAGTTCATTTTATGCAGTGAGGGAGTCTTTACAACGGGGGTTAAATTGCCTGTTGGCAAAGCAGGGAAGTTTTATTACGGATGATGATTATGTGGATGTTGATGATGCTGGAGATGAGGTGATTTCTGGGATGGAGTCTTTGTTTGAGGATGTTGACCCCCAGGAAATTGATTATTTACAAAATTTGTTGCAACAGTTTGAAAATATGGGTAAGGATAGTAAACTCTCTTATTTTTTCCAAATTTTGCGTGACGAACTTTTAGAAAGGGAAAGTGTTCTGGTTTTTACCCAATATACAGATACTATGGACTATTTAAGAGATAATCTTAAACAATTATATGGTAGTCAAATAGCGTGTTTTTCAGGAAGGGGGGGAGAATTGTTAAAGGGGGGAGATTGGTCGGTGGTGTATAAAAATCAGATTGTCTCTCTTTTTCGGGAAGGTAAAATCAAAATTCTTTTGTGTACGGAGTCAGCTGCTGAAGGACTAAATTTACAAAATTGTGGTGTATTAATTAATTATGATATGCCTTGGAATCCTATGCGGGTTGAACAAAGAATTGGCAGAATTGATAGAATTGGACAAAGGTATGATACGGTTCGGATCCATAATCTTTATTATGATGGGACGGTGGAAGCTAAGGTTTATAAAAAACTGCGCGATCGCATTAATGCTTTTTCTAATGTGGTGGGTAATTTGCAACCAATTCTAGCTCAGACTCCTACGTTCATAGAGAAAGCTGCTATGAGTGCGGATCCCGAGGAGGAAGATGTGTTAATGTCGGAGTTGGATTCTACTTTAGATAGTCCTTTAGGGGTGGAGTTTGAAGCCATGGTAACTATGGATATAGAGGGTGATTTAGGAGTGATTAATCAACCCATTTTCCCCACCGGTATAACACCAGAGAAAATAGAGAATGTGGTAACTAGGTCGGAGTTTTTAAAAACAAAGGGGATAGATTTTGAAAAGATATGTGAAAAAATATGGTTGTTAAAATATGAGGGTGAAGAATATGAGGTCACCTTTTATCCAGAAATTTTTGGAGAAAATCCTTGCCTAAAATTACTGAATTTTGGGGAACCGCTTTTTACCCTTTTGTTATCTCAGAATGTAGGTTGGGTGGAGTAA
- a CDS encoding DUF1156 domain-containing protein, with amino-acid sequence MVNDRQRPDLLIEKRLPVQTLNEQVYYEHGANPFKGLHRWYSRKPLSFSRASVLASLLPADVSMEEFEDLLGLKPGEEVKLYKTPPSRELIKKVQGYCVEVWGNPTPTVLDAFAGGGSIPFEAVRYGLNVLASDLNSVAVVTMKAAMEYPIKFGADLQDDIDRWVKWVGEEAEKRLAEFFPSLPEETVQNYLWAHTVVCPHCQSVIPLSPNWWLYKRPEKQNLHKWTAVKPIGNGENKRVDFELIRGKKGKGTTIATDDGEYDPDTTTTIGRGVGKCVNCGNIIEDDFIKRQAQGEGLGYQLYAVAYKKGKGSLEFRIPNDLDIMGVKKAENYIEHEIEDWKIKGFFPDVEVTDGQETHRLFAMGINDWSKFFNPRQLVTLVTYLEIINEAKNLIQSEYEWEKSQAISTYLALVLDRCVDENCRLAHWNSARGGSRRATAQHSLNLMWNYPETIGTRDLWQSFADVFASDYKSLCSLLGKNVGKTEKYDIPIDKKSIQIESASADNLTHIADKSVHAIITDPPYYSTIQYAELADFFYVWLKRSLGDIFPELFYLELTDKEREAVANPSRFRNMGISPEILANQDYEAKMSMAFAEYHRVLRDDGVMTVQFNHKDSGAWDILAKSLMDAGFEITASWAVSTENPQNLHQAQKNAVSSTVLLVCRKRYPHAEQGWWDDVRLELRNTILSKAPEIERSLTADSRPAPDRVEDPRQRIKPPGIDLCLTAYGSALSVFTRYSSILDSTGIKVEPKAAFEEVRQAIVSYRLERLLAGKDFHGVDTLTQWYILAWDTFEAREFPFDEARQLALAVGGFDVSDLVKKYKLLDSASGFCKLLTPEQRLKKRAFSVVDREFSGVNLVDGIHAIICIYQIEQKIEFVRRFLKNTELVSKDAFMKTFELVLKVIPQIKDERKRIIEEKVLLDLWLAMDEIKAKVSYEQMELPFNLSGTNDEPTQISLF; translated from the coding sequence ATGGTGAATGACAGACAAAGGCCAGATTTATTGATAGAGAAAAGATTGCCAGTGCAAACGTTAAATGAGCAGGTTTATTATGAACATGGAGCAAATCCATTTAAGGGACTGCATCGCTGGTATTCACGCAAACCTTTATCTTTTAGTCGGGCTAGTGTGTTGGCATCTTTGCTACCTGCGGATGTAAGTATGGAGGAATTTGAGGATTTATTGGGTTTAAAACCGGGAGAAGAGGTGAAGCTCTACAAAACACCTCCCTCCCGGGAATTAATTAAGAAGGTGCAAGGTTATTGCGTGGAAGTGTGGGGAAATCCTACTCCGACGGTTTTAGATGCTTTTGCGGGAGGAGGTAGTATACCCTTTGAAGCGGTTAGATATGGATTGAATGTTTTGGCTTCTGATTTAAATTCGGTTGCGGTGGTGACGATGAAAGCAGCTATGGAATATCCGATAAAGTTTGGAGCAGATTTACAAGATGATATTGATAGGTGGGTAAAGTGGGTGGGAGAGGAAGCAGAAAAAAGATTGGCTGAGTTTTTTCCGTCCTTACCAGAGGAAACAGTACAAAATTATTTATGGGCCCACACGGTTGTTTGTCCCCATTGTCAGTCTGTTATTCCTTTAAGTCCTAATTGGTGGTTGTATAAACGTCCAGAAAAGCAGAATTTACATAAATGGACTGCAGTAAAACCGATTGGTAATGGTGAGAATAAGCGGGTTGATTTTGAATTAATAAGGGGAAAAAAGGGGAAGGGGACGACGATTGCAACAGATGATGGGGAATATGATCCGGATACTACAACTACTATTGGAAGGGGGGTGGGTAAGTGTGTTAATTGTGGGAATATAATTGAGGATGATTTTATTAAAAGGCAAGCTCAAGGTGAAGGTTTAGGCTATCAATTATATGCGGTAGCTTATAAAAAGGGAAAGGGAAGTCTGGAGTTTAGAATACCAAATGATTTAGATATTATGGGGGTGAAAAAAGCTGAAAATTACATAGAACATGAAATTGAAGACTGGAAGATTAAAGGATTTTTTCCGGATGTAGAAGTGACAGATGGTCAAGAAACTCATAGGTTATTTGCCATGGGTATTAATGATTGGAGTAAGTTTTTTAATCCCAGGCAACTGGTGACGCTAGTAACATATTTAGAAATTATAAATGAAGCGAAAAATCTGATTCAATCTGAATATGAATGGGAGAAATCACAAGCTATATCAACTTATTTGGCTTTGGTTTTGGATAGATGTGTTGATGAAAACTGCAGATTGGCTCATTGGAATTCAGCAAGAGGTGGTTCTCGTAGAGCTACGGCACAACATTCTCTTAATTTGATGTGGAACTACCCAGAAACTATAGGAACAAGAGATTTATGGCAATCATTTGCTGATGTTTTTGCCTCAGACTATAAAAGTCTTTGTTCATTATTAGGAAAAAATGTGGGAAAGACAGAAAAGTATGATATTCCCATAGATAAGAAATCAATTCAAATAGAGTCAGCATCAGCGGATAACTTAACACATATTGCTGATAAATCAGTACATGCAATAATTACCGACCCTCCTTATTATTCAACCATTCAATATGCGGAACTAGCAGACTTTTTCTATGTATGGCTAAAACGCAGTCTAGGAGATATATTCCCCGAACTTTTCTATCTGGAACTAACAGATAAAGAAAGAGAAGCTGTCGCTAATCCTTCCCGGTTTAGGAATATGGGAATATCCCCAGAAATCCTAGCGAATCAAGACTATGAGGCAAAAATGTCCATGGCTTTTGCTGAATACCACCGGGTTTTGCGTGATGATGGAGTGATGACTGTTCAATTCAATCATAAAGATTCTGGTGCTTGGGATATTTTAGCCAAGTCTCTGATGGATGCTGGTTTTGAAATTACAGCTTCCTGGGCGGTTAGTACAGAAAATCCTCAAAATCTCCACCAGGCTCAAAAAAATGCGGTTTCTAGCACCGTTCTATTAGTGTGTCGTAAACGTTATCCCCATGCTGAACAAGGTTGGTGGGATGATGTGCGTCTGGAATTACGTAATACTATCTTGAGTAAAGCTCCAGAAATTGAACGCTCCCTAACTGCAGATTCTAGACCTGCACCGGATAGGGTGGAAGACCCCCGTCAAAGAATTAAGCCTCCGGGTATTGATTTATGTTTGACAGCTTATGGTAGTGCTTTAAGTGTGTTTACCCGTTATAGTTCTATATTGGATAGTACAGGAATTAAAGTAGAGCCTAAAGCAGCTTTTGAAGAAGTGCGTCAAGCTATAGTATCATACCGATTAGAAAGGTTGTTGGCGGGGAAGGATTTTCATGGGGTGGATACTTTGACTCAATGGTATATTCTGGCTTGGGATACTTTTGAAGCGCGAGAATTTCCTTTTGATGAAGCTAGACAATTGGCTTTGGCTGTGGGGGGTTTTGATGTTTCTGATTTGGTGAAAAAATATAAGTTGTTGGATTCTGCTAGTGGTTTTTGTAAGCTGTTAACTCCAGAACAAAGGTTGAAGAAACGGGCTTTTTCTGTAGTAGATAGGGAGTTTTCTGGTGTGAATTTGGTAGATGGAATTCATGCTATAATTTGCATTTATCAAATAGAACAAAAAATAGAGTTTGTCAGAAGGTTCTTAAAAAATACAGAATTGGTAAGTAAGGATGCTTTTATGAAAACTTTTGAGTTGGTTTTGAAGGTGATTCCTCAGATAAAGGATGAAAGAAAACGAATTATAGAGGAGAAGGTGTTATTGGATTTATGGTTGGCTATGGATGAGATAAAGGCCAAGGTGTCTTATGAACAAATGGAGTTGCCATTTAATCTATCAGGAACAAATGATGAGCCAACTCAAATATCCCTGTTTTAG